Part of the Maridesulfovibrio sp. genome, TCTCCGGAGAAAATTCCGGAGACCTTTACTTTGCTCTCTACTAAAAACCTGCTTTAGAACTTTTCAAAATCACCATCATCAGCTTCCATATCCAGACTCAGCCCCCCCATATCAGAAGACGAGGCTGCAGCAACAGGCTTAGGAGCCGAAAGGGGGCGGGAGGCAGGAGCTTCCTGCCTTGTTTTTTCAACCGGAATGTGACTGACAGGTAAAGCTCTGGGCTGCGAATATGACAAACTTCCGTAACCGCTTACTTTAAAGAAAGACATGGTGTTTTCCAGCAAAGCACTCTGGGATGAAAGTTCCTCACTGGTGGAGGCCATTTCCTCAGAAGCCGAGGCATTTTGCTGAATAACGGAATCAAGCTGGGTAATGGCCTTACTGATCTGCTCTGCACCGGAATTTTGTTCCGTACTGGCGGAGGCTATTTCCTGAACCAGTTCTGCTGTTTTCTGGATGTTTGGAACAAGATTATCAAGCATGTCTCCGGCTTTTTCAGCCACGGTCACCGTACTAGAGGAAAGCTCACTGATTTCGCCGGCGGCTTTACCGCTTCGCTCGGCCAGCTTACGTACTTCCGCAGCAACAACGGCAAACCCTTTACCATGCTCCCCGGCTCGCGCAGCTTCAATGGCGGCATTAAGTGCCAGCAGGTTGGTCTGTCGGGCAATTTCTTCAATGATGGATATCTTCTCAGCAATATTCTTCATTGCTGAAACAGCTTCGGATACAGCCCCACCACTCTCCTGAGCATCTAAAGCAGACTTGAGAGCGATCTCTTCGGTTGTCTGAGCGTTCATGGTATTTTGCTTGATATTACTGGCCATCTCCTCAATAGAGGCTGAGACTTCCTCGATTGAAGCGGCCTGTTCGGTTGCCCCCTGTGAAAGCCCTTCTGCAGAGGCCGAAAGTTCAGTGCTACCTGAAGCTACGTTGCTTGCACCGGCCCGAACATCAGAAACAACCTGCGTAAGTTGTGCTGCCATGTTGCGCATGTTCCCGTAAACACCGATTGCAGGCTCAACAAACCTGAGATCCAAATCTCCGCCGGCAATGCGCTGGGCAACATTCGCGATTTCAGCCGGATCACTGCCAAGCTGCCTGTTAACAGTCCTGATGATAAAACCTGCGGTGACAACACCAACTGCAAGGGCAATAAGACTGATGCCGACCGCCATCATAATTGCTTGATTGTTGGCAGCCTGAAGTTTAGGCCCCAGCACATCCTGATCAGCCATAACAGAAAGCTTAACGTCTTCGACATTATTGGCTATCTCCGGTCCAAGTTTATCAAGATGATTTGCTATCACATCATTGCGGTCAAAAATAACCTTGGTCAA contains:
- a CDS encoding methyl-accepting chemotaxis protein, whose translation is MKLSAKLMLGFGSVLGLLLILAVISFWALENSSEGFNQYRGLARDTNLSGRLQANMLMVRMNVKDFILTGSEKDLKEYDDYYAKMRGFMDEAVSEIKKPDRASLIAKADAEVREYGGYFEKIKEFRVERNHYVNDVLNVNGPLMEQKLTRILQTAERDNDMSAAVLSGHAMRNLLLARLYVVKFLDDNAQASVDRVKSEAKDFSKLLEDLDRSLQNPERRRLLSEVIDLKEKYMSAFAGLTKVIFDRNDVIANHLDKLGPEIANNVEDVKLSVMADQDVLGPKLQAANNQAIMMAVGISLIALAVGVVTAGFIIRTVNRQLGSDPAEIANVAQRIAGGDLDLRFVEPAIGVYGNMRNMAAQLTQVVSDVRAGASNVASGSTELSASAEGLSQGATEQAASIEEVSASIEEMASNIKQNTMNAQTTEEIALKSALDAQESGGAVSEAVSAMKNIAEKISIIEEIARQTNLLALNAAIEAARAGEHGKGFAVVAAEVRKLAERSGKAAGEISELSSSTVTVAEKAGDMLDNLVPNIQKTAELVQEIASASTEQNSGAEQISKAITQLDSVIQQNASASEEMASTSEELSSQSALLENTMSFFKVSGYGSLSYSQPRALPVSHIPVEKTRQEAPASRPLSAPKPVAAASSSDMGGLSLDMEADDGDFEKF